A genomic stretch from Bacillus sp. N1-1 includes:
- a CDS encoding PBP1A family penicillin-binding protein has product MSEYQSRQERRKTSSKKQKAPKKSGKKGIFKKIFLTLVVLFLVGLVAGGITAIAYINSAPDLDPDKLTNPQSSVILDRDDEEVQTIEGADAREVAKIDEIPDVLKNAFVSVEDTRFYEHFGIDPRRIGGAVLANITNGFGAEGASTITQQVIKNSLLTSEKSLERKVQEAYLSIKLEQEYSKDQILEMYLNKIYFGNGAWGVVDAAETYFGKNITEEELTPGEAALLAGLPQRPTYYNPYEYPDQAEQRRNVVLSLMEKQGVITAEEADKYQAEKVGDMIVALTEEKESDQYKVFMDQVVKELRDRDDISEKDIYSGGLEIYTTLDTRAQDITSNVIANYPYSNEDMRSGLVLMDTKTGSIRAIGETRKDESVITYATTGQFQPGSTAKPIIAYGPAIENMQWSTGRSIKDEPLQIGEANIRNWDREYRGQVSMRRALEMSYNVPAVNTFLEVGEKPAQEFANKLGMNLEDNQMVPTAAIGTFSTSPLQMTGAYAAFGNGGTYNEPHTVRKVVFPDGKEINLEPEPEKAMNDYTAYMISDMLKSVVDEGTGTDAKIPGLPVAGKTGTTNHDADTIQQQGFPTSGIVKDAWFAGYTTEYSMAVWTGYNKPNAHYLDSSKGEDDTSKLIFKEIMSQVSEGINTADFQKPDSVVEVGVEKSTGLLPSDYTPKDQIVYELFVKGSTPEKKSTKYQQPDGVKGLSAQYNADSNSISLSWQPGEDKSFTYKVEMAVNGGGYQGVTETGDTGFTVQNVEKGSEYKFKVTAVSDSGVSTKPAETSVSVPKEEESEEPKEPEEPTEEENPEEEGETPPEEGNNEQGEDGSGDTEGNQGDEEQPPADNQGGNAGGGDNQGNQGNNGSGGNGEDGSGNNAGTTEPDNPEDTENTDDTENTEEPDAEGNAPANAPPANENE; this is encoded by the coding sequence ATGAGTGAATATCAATCACGTCAAGAAAGACGTAAAACAAGTAGCAAGAAACAGAAAGCTCCCAAAAAATCAGGTAAGAAAGGCATTTTCAAAAAAATCTTTCTTACATTAGTTGTTTTATTTCTAGTCGGTTTAGTCGCTGGAGGCATAACAGCAATTGCCTATATTAATAGTGCACCGGATCTTGATCCAGATAAGCTGACGAATCCACAGTCATCTGTCATTCTTGACCGAGATGATGAAGAAGTTCAAACAATCGAAGGCGCTGATGCAAGAGAAGTAGCAAAAATCGATGAAATACCAGATGTTCTAAAAAATGCGTTTGTCTCAGTTGAAGATACTCGTTTCTATGAACACTTTGGTATTGACCCAAGAAGAATTGGTGGAGCCGTTCTTGCAAACATTACAAACGGTTTCGGAGCTGAAGGAGCCAGTACGATTACGCAACAGGTAATTAAAAACTCTCTTTTAACATCTGAAAAATCGTTAGAACGAAAAGTTCAAGAAGCTTATTTATCCATTAAGCTTGAGCAAGAATATTCAAAAGATCAGATTCTAGAAATGTATTTAAATAAAATTTATTTTGGTAACGGAGCATGGGGTGTGGTCGATGCCGCCGAAACGTACTTTGGTAAAAATATTACTGAAGAAGAATTAACACCAGGTGAAGCTGCACTACTTGCAGGATTACCACAACGTCCAACTTACTACAATCCCTATGAATATCCAGATCAAGCTGAACAGCGTCGAAATGTCGTTCTAAGCTTAATGGAAAAGCAGGGTGTAATCACAGCAGAAGAAGCTGATAAATATCAGGCTGAAAAAGTTGGTGATATGATTGTGGCACTTACGGAAGAAAAAGAAAGCGATCAATATAAAGTCTTTATGGATCAAGTTGTTAAAGAACTTCGCGACCGTGACGATATTTCTGAAAAAGATATTTACTCAGGTGGACTAGAAATTTATACAACGCTTGATACTCGCGCTCAGGATATTACGTCTAACGTGATTGCAAACTACCCTTATTCCAATGAAGATATGCGTTCAGGTCTTGTCCTAATGGATACGAAGACTGGTTCCATTCGCGCAATTGGTGAAACACGTAAAGATGAGAGTGTCATTACGTACGCTACCACTGGCCAATTTCAGCCAGGATCAACGGCTAAGCCAATCATTGCTTATGGACCCGCCATTGAAAACATGCAGTGGTCAACTGGCCGATCCATTAAAGATGAGCCTTTACAAATAGGTGAAGCAAATATCCGAAACTGGGACCGCGAATATCGTGGACAAGTTTCCATGAGACGTGCTCTTGAAATGTCTTATAATGTACCAGCTGTTAACACGTTCCTTGAAGTAGGAGAAAAGCCCGCTCAAGAGTTCGCAAATAAGCTTGGAATGAACTTAGAAGATAACCAAATGGTTCCTACCGCTGCTATTGGAACATTTAGTACCTCTCCCCTCCAAATGACTGGTGCATATGCGGCATTTGGTAATGGTGGAACGTACAACGAACCACATACCGTTCGAAAAGTGGTCTTCCCGGATGGAAAAGAAATTAATCTAGAGCCTGAACCGGAGAAGGCAATGAATGATTATACCGCTTATATGATTAGCGATATGCTAAAATCGGTTGTCGATGAAGGAACAGGAACTGATGCCAAAATACCTGGTCTTCCCGTTGCAGGTAAAACAGGAACAACAAACCACGATGCTGATACCATTCAACAACAAGGATTTCCAACATCGGGAATTGTTAAAGATGCCTGGTTTGCGGGATACACGACTGAATACTCGATGGCCGTTTGGACGGGATATAACAAACCGAACGCTCATTACCTTGATTCAAGTAAAGGTGAAGACGATACGTCTAAACTGATTTTCAAAGAAATTATGAGTCAAGTATCAGAAGGCATTAACACGGCCGACTTCCAGAAACCTGATTCTGTTGTAGAAGTTGGCGTAGAGAAAAGCACGGGGCTTCTTCCAAGTGACTACACACCGAAAGATCAAATCGTGTATGAACTCTTTGTTAAAGGAAGCACGCCAGAAAAAAAGTCTACTAAATATCAACAGCCTGATGGCGTAAAAGGTCTATCTGCCCAGTATAATGCTGATTCAAATAGCATTTCCCTCTCCTGGCAGCCTGGTGAAGATAAATCCTTCACCTATAAAGTCGAAATGGCTGTAAACGGCGGTGGCTATCAAGGGGTGACGGAAACGGGTGACACTGGATTTACCGTACAAAATGTTGAAAAAGGTAGCGAATATAAATTTAAAGTAACAGCCGTCTCAGATTCAGGCGTTTCAACGAAACCAGCTGAAACTTCTGTGTCGGTTCCGAAAGAAGAAGAATCAGAGGAGCCTAAAGAGCCTGAAGAGCCGACAGAAGAAGAAAATCCTGAAGAAGAAGGCGAAACGCCACCTGAAGAAGGAAATAATGAGCAAGGTGAAGACGGTAGCGGCGACACCGAAGGCAACCAGGGAGATGAAGAGCAGCCTCCTGCCGATAATCAAGGTGGAAATGCTGGCGGAGGAGATAATCAAGGGAATCAGGGCAACAACGGTTCAGGAGGTAATGGTGAAGATGGTTCTGGTAACAATGCTGGAACCACTGAGCCTGATAATCCTGAAGATACCGAGAATACTGACGATACCGAGAATACTGAAGAACCCGATGCAGAGGGAAACGCTCCAGCTAATGCACCACCTGCTAATGAAAACGAATAA
- the nth gene encoding endonuclease III: MLTKAQIQTVLETMGEMFPDAHCELNHSTPFELAIAVVLSAQCTDALVNKVTPGLFEKYNGPEDFLHVPIDELENDIRRIGLFRNKAKNIKKLARTVVEQYNGVLPETRDELMALAGVGRKTANVIASVAFNVPAIAVDTHVERVSKRLGICRWKDSVLEVEKTLMRKIPEEEWSVSHHRFIFFGRYHCKAQSPQCEICPLFELCREGQKRMKQRARGK; this comes from the coding sequence TTGTTAACGAAAGCTCAAATACAAACTGTTCTTGAAACAATGGGAGAGATGTTTCCTGATGCGCACTGTGAATTGAATCATTCGACACCTTTTGAACTTGCGATTGCTGTAGTGCTATCGGCTCAGTGTACAGATGCTCTTGTTAATAAGGTAACGCCGGGCCTATTTGAGAAATACAATGGGCCAGAGGATTTTCTTCATGTGCCAATTGACGAGCTAGAAAATGATATAAGACGCATTGGCCTGTTTCGAAACAAAGCAAAAAATATTAAAAAGCTAGCAAGAACCGTTGTAGAACAGTATAACGGTGTCCTTCCTGAGACGAGAGACGAATTAATGGCGTTAGCAGGAGTAGGCCGAAAAACAGCGAACGTGATCGCTTCCGTGGCATTCAACGTACCTGCCATTGCTGTCGATACGCATGTTGAGAGAGTGAGCAAGCGGCTCGGAATATGCAGATGGAAGGACTCTGTACTTGAAGTAGAGAAAACGCTTATGCGGAAAATACCAGAAGAAGAGTGGTCTGTGTCTCATCATCGCTTCATTTTCTTCGGAAGGTACCATTGTAAAGCACAATCTCCACAGTGTGAAATCTGCCCGCTATTTGAACTATGTCGAGAAGGGCAAAAACGAATGAAGCAGCGAGCGCGTGGCAAGTAA
- a CDS encoding DnaD domain-containing protein, translated as MKKEQIIHMMNEGHVSVPRLLLNHYVHIGLKEEDAFFLIKLHSFIEQGNTFPTPEELASAMTYSPQVCLDKIQQLMQKGVLTIEEHQNDLKSYYSEAYSLLPLWERIFKAIEQEEAERSAVKNMEQEESLYTLFEREFARPLSPIECETLAMWIDADKHDAELIKAALKEAVLGGKLNFRYIDRILFEWKRNGIKTVEQARAYGEKFRKHQYDKKTPAKTETKNDSNQSAPIYNWLGR; from the coding sequence ATGAAGAAGGAACAAATCATTCATATGATGAACGAAGGACATGTTTCAGTACCAAGATTGTTGCTAAACCACTATGTTCATATTGGTTTAAAAGAAGAGGATGCTTTCTTTTTAATTAAGCTACACAGTTTTATTGAACAGGGAAACACTTTTCCAACGCCAGAAGAGCTTGCTTCAGCGATGACCTATTCGCCTCAAGTTTGTTTGGATAAAATACAGCAGCTGATGCAAAAAGGTGTTTTAACAATTGAAGAACACCAGAATGATCTGAAAAGTTATTATTCAGAAGCCTATTCGCTTCTTCCATTGTGGGAAAGAATATTTAAAGCAATCGAGCAGGAAGAAGCAGAAAGATCCGCAGTGAAAAACATGGAGCAGGAAGAAAGCCTTTATACGTTATTTGAGCGTGAGTTTGCAAGGCCGCTTTCGCCCATTGAATGTGAGACGCTTGCGATGTGGATTGATGCCGACAAGCATGATGCAGAGTTGATCAAAGCTGCGTTAAAAGAAGCTGTGCTTGGTGGAAAGCTAAACTTCCGCTACATTGACCGCATTCTTTTTGAATGGAAACGAAATGGCATCAAAACGGTAGAACAGGCGAGGGCCTATGGCGAAAAGTTTCGAAAGCATCAGTACGATAAAAAAACGCCTGCTAAAACAGAAACGAAAAATGATTCAAATCAAAGTGCACCAATCTACAATTGGCTTGGACGATAA
- the asnS gene encoding asparagine--tRNA ligase has product MKTTISNVNKQVEQTVTIGAWLHNKRSSGKIQFLQLRDGTGFIQGVMVKKEVSEEAWETAKNLTQESSVWVTGVVREDDRSQSGFELTVTNVELIHEAVDYPITPKEHGTEFLMDNRHLWIRSRRQNAILRIRNEIIRATYQFFNENDFVKIDPPILTGSSAEGTTDLFHTKYFEEDAYLSQSGQLYMEAAAMAFGRVFSFGPTFRAEKSKTRRHLIEFWMIEPEMAFMNHDESLEVQEQYVSFLVKSVLENCQLELKTLERDISKLEAIQAPFPRISYDDAITLLKDKGFTDIEWGEDFGAPHETAIAESFEKPVFITNYPKDIKAFYMKPDPEREEVVLCADLIAPEGYGEIIGGSQRIDDLSLMEKRYEEHGLTDDAYKWYLELRRYGSVPHSGFGLGLERTVAWLSGVEHVRETIPFPRLLNRLYP; this is encoded by the coding sequence GTGAAAACGACGATTTCAAATGTAAATAAACAGGTTGAACAAACCGTTACAATTGGTGCCTGGTTACATAATAAACGTTCTAGTGGTAAAATCCAGTTTCTTCAGCTTCGCGATGGTACTGGCTTTATTCAAGGAGTAATGGTTAAGAAAGAAGTTTCTGAAGAAGCATGGGAGACAGCGAAAAATCTTACACAGGAATCATCCGTTTGGGTAACAGGCGTGGTGCGTGAAGATGACCGATCTCAATCTGGCTTTGAATTAACCGTTACGAACGTGGAGCTTATTCATGAAGCGGTCGATTATCCGATTACCCCAAAAGAACATGGTACTGAATTCTTAATGGATAATCGTCATCTATGGATCCGTTCAAGACGTCAAAATGCGATTCTTCGTATCCGAAATGAAATTATTCGCGCTACGTACCAGTTCTTTAACGAAAATGATTTCGTTAAAATTGACCCGCCTATTTTAACAGGAAGTTCGGCAGAAGGCACAACAGATCTCTTCCATACAAAATATTTTGAAGAAGATGCTTATCTTTCTCAAAGTGGACAACTTTACATGGAAGCAGCTGCAATGGCTTTTGGACGCGTTTTTTCATTTGGTCCAACGTTCCGTGCTGAAAAATCCAAAACCCGTCGTCACTTAATTGAGTTCTGGATGATTGAACCTGAGATGGCGTTTATGAATCACGATGAGAGTCTTGAGGTTCAAGAACAATATGTGAGTTTCCTTGTGAAATCAGTACTAGAAAATTGTCAACTAGAATTAAAAACTCTTGAGCGCGATATTTCGAAACTTGAAGCGATTCAAGCGCCATTCCCACGTATTTCTTACGATGACGCCATTACTTTATTGAAAGATAAAGGATTTACGGATATTGAGTGGGGAGAAGACTTTGGCGCACCTCATGAAACAGCGATCGCTGAAAGCTTTGAGAAGCCAGTCTTTATTACAAACTACCCGAAGGACATTAAAGCTTTTTATATGAAGCCAGACCCAGAGCGCGAAGAAGTCGTTTTATGTGCTGACTTAATTGCACCAGAAGGCTATGGTGAAATTATCGGCGGTAGTCAACGAATCGATGATTTATCTCTTATGGAAAAACGCTACGAGGAACACGGCTTAACAGACGATGCTTATAAGTGGTATCTTGAACTGCGTCGTTATGGATCTGTTCCACATTCAGGATTCGGTCTTGGTTTAGAGCGAACGGTTGCCTGGCTTTCAGGTGTGGAACATGTTCGTGAAACAATTCCGTTCCCACGCCTTTTAAATCGTCTATATCCATGA
- a CDS encoding pyridoxal phosphate-dependent aminotransferase codes for MQLSTRVAALTPSATLEITAKAKALKAEGHDVIALGAGEPDFNTPSHILNAAKKAMDEGLTKYTPSGGILPLKESIIAKFQEDQNIAYNADEIIVCTGAKHALYTLFQVILDEGDEVIIPTPYWVSYPEQVKLAGGNPVYVEGKEDHAFKITVAQLEKAVTPQTKAVIINSPSNPTGSIYTPDELKEIGAFCLENDILIVSDEIYEKLVYDGAKHTSIAELSTELKEQTIIINGVSKSHSMTGWRIGYAAGRKEIIKAMTNLASHSTSNPTSISQYAALAAYEGSQEPVNEMKTAFEERLNTVYEKLNNIPGFTCVKPQGAFYLFPNAKEAAEKTGYETVDAFVKGLLEEEKVALVPGSGFGSPDNVRLSYATSLEVILEAIDRIERFVKTKQA; via the coding sequence ATGCAATTATCAACTCGTGTAGCAGCTCTGACACCATCTGCCACGTTAGAAATCACAGCAAAAGCTAAAGCGTTGAAAGCTGAAGGTCATGATGTAATCGCACTTGGTGCAGGGGAACCTGACTTTAATACGCCTTCACATATTCTTAATGCAGCTAAGAAAGCAATGGATGAGGGACTAACAAAATATACGCCTTCAGGTGGTATTCTCCCTCTAAAAGAAAGCATTATCGCAAAGTTTCAGGAAGATCAAAACATTGCTTACAATGCTGATGAAATCATTGTGTGTACAGGAGCGAAACATGCGCTTTATACACTGTTTCAAGTAATTCTTGATGAAGGTGATGAAGTCATTATCCCTACACCTTACTGGGTAAGTTATCCTGAACAAGTTAAGCTAGCTGGTGGAAATCCAGTTTATGTAGAAGGTAAAGAAGATCATGCATTTAAAATAACAGTGGCACAGCTAGAAAAAGCCGTCACGCCTCAAACAAAGGCGGTTATTATTAATTCTCCTTCAAACCCAACCGGCTCGATCTATACACCAGATGAGTTGAAAGAAATCGGTGCTTTTTGTTTAGAAAACGATATTCTTATTGTTTCTGATGAAATTTATGAAAAGCTCGTTTATGATGGAGCAAAACATACGTCCATCGCAGAACTTTCTACGGAATTAAAAGAACAAACGATTATCATTAATGGCGTATCTAAATCTCATTCGATGACTGGATGGAGAATTGGTTATGCAGCAGGACGAAAAGAAATCATTAAAGCAATGACGAATTTAGCAAGTCATTCTACATCAAATCCTACATCTATTTCACAGTATGCTGCTTTAGCAGCTTACGAAGGGTCCCAGGAGCCTGTAAATGAGATGAAAACAGCATTTGAAGAACGATTGAACACCGTTTATGAAAAACTGAATAATATTCCAGGATTTACTTGTGTGAAACCTCAAGGTGCTTTTTACCTGTTCCCTAACGCAAAAGAAGCAGCAGAGAAAACAGGGTATGAAACGGTTGATGCTTTCGTAAAAGGACTTTTAGAAGAAGAAAAAGTAGCGCTTGTTCCTGGCTCAGGATTTGGTTCGCCTGATAACGTAAGACTATCTTACGCAACATCACTCGAAGTCATTCTTGAAGCCATTGATCGTATCGAGCGATTCGTAAAAACGAAACAGGCTTAA
- a CDS encoding DUF5590 domain-containing protein: MRLIGIIAGVIVALMIWQGVSFYNAITDHPNKLEDKAIARAESEAVIEEVDNAVQYHGTSHAYVVLQGSDENDDEVYVFVPDNDQPLITKKVEEGVSAETVKKKLNNEFSPQEIINIKPGIEVNQEKKQVLVWEATFIDTDNRYTFAYYYFSNGDYWRSRSIKQS; this comes from the coding sequence ATGCGACTGATAGGAATTATTGCTGGTGTTATCGTAGCATTGATGATATGGCAAGGAGTATCCTTTTATAATGCCATTACGGATCATCCTAATAAGTTAGAGGACAAAGCGATTGCTCGAGCTGAATCTGAAGCAGTAATCGAAGAAGTTGATAATGCCGTCCAATATCATGGGACGAGTCATGCATATGTCGTCTTACAAGGAAGCGATGAGAACGATGATGAGGTTTACGTTTTTGTGCCAGACAACGATCAACCTCTTATAACAAAGAAAGTGGAGGAAGGCGTTAGTGCAGAAACGGTTAAAAAGAAATTGAACAATGAATTTTCTCCACAAGAGATTATTAATATTAAACCAGGTATTGAAGTGAATCAAGAAAAGAAACAAGTACTTGTATGGGAAGCAACGTTTATTGATACCGACAATCGCTATACGTTTGCTTATTATTACTTTAGTAATGGGGACTACTGGCGATCACGGTCGATTAAACAAAGTTAA
- a CDS encoding YpmA family protein, whose product MESNIEVLSTVKVSKSLDIYKIVDSLNRTLKEKDLMFGLALDEEDQDQMIFTIYRT is encoded by the coding sequence ATGGAAAGCAACATTGAAGTTTTATCGACAGTAAAAGTGAGTAAGTCCCTTGATATTTACAAAATTGTAGATTCGTTAAATCGTACGTTAAAAGAAAAAGATCTTATGTTTGGGCTTGCACTTGATGAAGAAGATCAGGATCAAATGATTTTCACGATCTATCGTACATAA
- the dinG gene encoding ATP-dependent DNA helicase DinG, giving the protein MNRYTIIDFETTGNSPKNGDRIIQIGLAVIEDGVIVDRYASFVNPEKSLPLFIQQLTGITDEDLKDAPLFEEVAPELLKRLDGAYFVAHNVRFDLNFMNAQLDVSGYDPFTGPTIDTVELARILLPTAEAYKLSSLAEYLEIQHDNPHQADSDAEVTAELLLFLFDKLYGLPLVTLEQLAELSTRLYSDMEVVLHEIMQDKKNRIEPEGNFEIFRDIAIKLQEQTIEVDTPHQSIQFEHAQKEFEQKMAETIPDFEERTGQSDMMKQVAHAFDTNQHILIEAGTGIGKSLGYLLPGVVHAKNSGKPVVVSTHTIQLQEQLLQRDLPFLRDILPFSFKATIIKGRSHYLDLTRFEQQLHHVEEDNYDTILTKAQILVWLLETDYGDVEELNLSSGGKLFWHQVKSDAAVSANHRSPWFSRDFYHRRKRFAMNADLIITNHALLFSDLINEHQLLPAYQQAVIDEAHHLEDIATEFFGIKTDYFSILQGFVRMGLKDGDGIYGKVLSILKNLEVEVEETKNEIDAYVKTILGDVDELFRMLHRYVQKNIHRSNEIGRLSYRITGENGSAWEAIQEAAHRLVFYLKDLDKSLKKLEKELDLKEDELTREQLNTSADFKGIHASVLEELSKVDYLLLSESENDVKWVEIDPKGSLNSAFLFSRPVEVGSLLSSDYFGKKKSILLTSATLTVKNSFDYITKRLGLEEFGPLIHQYHSPFDYSEQARLMIPTDLPMIKDVSDVQFVEHITDAILQIARVTRGRMLVLFTSYDMLKKAHHRMKELIAHDELTLISQGVDSGSRVRLTKNFKESEDAILFGTSSFWEGVDIPGEDLSCLIIVRLPFSPPDNPVFQARSEQLKSSGGNPFMELSLPEAIIRFKQGFGRLVRSQRDRGAVFIFDRRIISTRYGRLFVKSLPDVPLIKGTTEELVNELDLWL; this is encoded by the coding sequence ATGAATCGATATACCATTATAGATTTTGAAACGACAGGAAACTCCCCTAAAAATGGGGATCGAATTATTCAGATAGGATTAGCAGTTATTGAAGACGGAGTGATCGTTGATCGGTATGCATCATTTGTAAACCCTGAGAAATCACTTCCTCTATTTATACAACAATTGACCGGGATAACGGATGAAGATTTGAAAGATGCACCATTATTTGAAGAGGTGGCTCCAGAACTTCTCAAACGATTGGATGGGGCTTATTTTGTCGCCCATAACGTACGTTTCGATCTTAACTTTATGAATGCGCAGCTTGATGTGAGTGGATATGATCCGTTTACAGGACCAACGATTGACACGGTGGAGCTTGCCCGAATTTTATTGCCAACAGCAGAAGCATATAAATTATCTTCACTTGCAGAATATTTAGAAATTCAGCATGATAATCCTCATCAAGCAGATAGCGACGCTGAAGTAACAGCTGAACTATTGCTCTTTCTTTTTGATAAACTGTATGGTTTACCACTTGTAACACTCGAACAGTTAGCGGAGCTTTCTACTCGACTATACAGCGATATGGAAGTGGTCCTACATGAAATTATGCAAGACAAAAAGAATAGGATTGAACCAGAAGGTAATTTTGAGATCTTTCGAGATATTGCGATAAAGTTACAAGAACAAACCATTGAAGTGGATACTCCCCATCAATCGATTCAATTTGAGCATGCACAAAAAGAGTTTGAACAAAAAATGGCTGAAACAATCCCGGACTTTGAAGAGCGAACGGGTCAAAGCGATATGATGAAGCAGGTGGCTCATGCCTTTGATACAAATCAACATATTCTCATTGAGGCAGGGACAGGTATAGGTAAGTCATTAGGCTATTTACTACCTGGAGTCGTTCATGCTAAAAACTCCGGCAAGCCAGTTGTTGTCAGTACCCATACGATTCAATTACAAGAACAGCTGCTACAGCGGGATCTGCCTTTTCTTCGTGATATCTTGCCATTTTCCTTTAAAGCTACGATTATCAAAGGAAGAAGTCATTATTTAGACTTAACCCGATTCGAACAGCAGCTACATCACGTTGAAGAAGACAATTACGATACGATTTTAACGAAGGCACAAATTCTCGTCTGGCTGCTTGAAACGGATTATGGTGATGTTGAAGAATTAAATCTTTCTAGCGGTGGAAAGCTTTTCTGGCATCAGGTGAAAAGTGATGCAGCTGTTTCTGCTAATCACCGTTCTCCATGGTTTTCGCGTGACTTTTATCACCGTAGAAAACGCTTTGCGATGAATGCGGATTTGATTATTACAAATCACGCTTTATTATTTAGTGATTTAATTAATGAGCATCAATTATTACCGGCTTATCAGCAGGCTGTGATTGATGAAGCTCATCATCTTGAAGATATTGCTACTGAGTTTTTTGGCATCAAAACCGATTATTTCTCGATTCTACAGGGATTTGTCCGAATGGGACTAAAGGATGGCGACGGAATTTATGGAAAAGTTCTAAGCATTTTAAAAAACCTGGAAGTCGAAGTAGAAGAAACAAAAAATGAAATTGATGCATATGTGAAAACGATTCTTGGAGACGTTGATGAACTTTTTCGTATGCTTCATCGGTACGTACAAAAAAACATTCATCGCTCAAATGAAATTGGTCGATTAAGTTATCGGATTACAGGTGAGAATGGCTCAGCATGGGAAGCGATTCAAGAAGCAGCGCATCGTTTGGTTTTCTATCTGAAAGATCTAGATAAATCATTGAAGAAGCTAGAGAAAGAACTTGATTTAAAAGAAGATGAGCTAACGAGAGAACAGTTAAATACCTCTGCTGACTTTAAAGGTATTCATGCGTCTGTTTTAGAGGAGCTTTCAAAAGTCGACTATCTTCTTCTTAGTGAAAGTGAAAACGATGTAAAGTGGGTAGAAATTGATCCTAAAGGATCGTTGAATTCGGCATTTTTGTTCAGTAGACCAGTGGAAGTGGGTTCCCTACTTTCAAGCGACTACTTCGGAAAGAAAAAAAGTATATTGTTAACATCCGCTACGCTTACTGTGAAGAATTCGTTTGATTATATTACGAAGCGACTTGGTTTGGAAGAATTTGGGCCACTTATTCATCAATATCATTCTCCATTTGATTATAGTGAGCAAGCACGACTGATGATACCTACAGATTTGCCTATGATTAAAGATGTATCGGATGTTCAATTTGTTGAACATATTACGGATGCGATTCTTCAAATTGCCCGCGTCACGAGGGGAAGAATGCTTGTCTTATTTACATCGTACGACATGCTTAAAAAAGCACATCATCGGATGAAAGAATTAATCGCTCATGATGAATTAACGTTGATTAGTCAGGGTGTTGATAGCGGAAGCAGGGTTAGGTTAACAAAGAATTTTAAAGAAAGTGAAGACGCGATTTTGTTTGGTACGAGTAGCTTCTGGGAGGGTGTGGATATTCCAGGAGAAGATTTAAGTTGCCTTATCATCGTTCGCCTTCCATTCTCCCCACCTGACAACCCCGTTTTTCAGGCGAGATCAGAGCAATTGAAAAGTTCGGGTGGTAACCCATTTATGGAACTTTCGCTACCTGAAGCAATTATTCGCTTTAAACAGGGGTTTGGAAGGCTCGTGCGCTCGCAGCGTGATCGAGGTGCAGTATTTATATTCGATCGCCGCATCATTTCGACAAGGTATGGGCGATTATTTGTAAAATCCTTACCGGATGTCCCATTAATTAAAGGGACAACAGAAGAATTGGTAAATGAACTAGATCTCTGGTTATAA
- the panD gene encoding aspartate 1-decarboxylase, with protein MFVTMMKGKIHRARVTEANLNYVGSITIDEDIIEAVGMLPNEKVQIVNNNNGSRLETYIIPGERGSGVVCLNGAAARLVQEGDVVIIVAYAMMSEEEAKQFTPRVAIMNEHNTIVDMIGLEPEATIL; from the coding sequence ATGTTTGTCACTATGATGAAGGGTAAAATTCATCGTGCCCGTGTAACGGAAGCTAATTTAAACTATGTGGGAAGCATTACGATAGACGAGGACATTATTGAAGCTGTAGGCATGCTTCCGAATGAGAAAGTTCAAATTGTAAATAATAATAATGGTTCAAGGTTAGAAACATATATTATTCCGGGTGAAAGAGGATCGGGAGTTGTTTGTTTAAATGGAGCAGCTGCACGGCTTGTTCAAGAAGGAGACGTGGTGATTATTGTTGCCTACGCCATGATGAGTGAGGAAGAAGCAAAACAATTTACGCCGCGCGTAGCCATTATGAATGAGCATAATACGATCGTTGATATGATTGGGCTAGAGCCTGAAGCAACAATTTTATAA